The region TGGCGACCCTGGAGCTTTTTGAGCGGGAAAACACCCTGGAAGTCAACCATACCAAGGCCCGGAGAATGGCACAGAACCTGCAACGTTTCCTGGAGCTTGACACCGTCAAATCCATCCGCCAAACCGGAATGATTGCCGCAGTCGAAATGATCGATTATCCGGCACAGGAGCGAAAAGGGCTGGAAGTGTACCGCTACGGGCTGGAGCACGAGGTGCTTTTGCGTCCCCTGGGGAATGTCATCTACTTTATGCCTCCCTACGTCATTACCGAAGAGCAGATCGATTTGATGATGGAGGTCGCCTATGAGGGGATGAAAAGCGTAGGCCGGGGAGCCTTATGATTTTTTGGGGAGTTTCAGGGGAAGATCGGGGAGCTTCACTTTCCCGAGCAACCCTTTGAGCCCCCGGGAATTTTTGAGCCGTTGATAGTGGCGGGCCGCCCTCGCCACGCCCATCTCGGCCGCCTCTTCGTAGAGGAGCAGAGCGAGCTGACGGTCCTTGCCGATGCCGACTCCGTGTTCATAGAATTGGGCAAGGTCGCAGATCGCCTCGGGGAAATTCTGATCCGCCAAAGTATTGATCTGGGTAAAGGCTTCGGCGTGGTCCTCTTCGATGATTTCCCCTTTGAAGAGTTCCCGCGCCAAAAGGAACTGTGCGAACTGAGACTCCGTAGCAGCCGCCAGGAGGAGCACCAGCGCCGCTTCGCCTTTGCGTCCCTCCTCTTTGTAACGTCGGTAATGATTCAGGAAGGCTTCGATCTCCGATTCGCTGTACCCTTCCCTGGCGATCTTCTTCTGCATCTCCTCCACCACGGCGGGGACGCGTTCCGCCTCTTCCACCGGCGGGAACTGATGGATCATATTGCGAAACTTCTGGCCGATATAGGGGATGGGGGCGTAGCGCTCTTCTCCCGCCTGGCCCGGTGGCGCCGTTTGAGAAGATGATATAGATGCGGCTTTCTCTTCGACAACCTTCTGCGCTTCACTTTCCCGTTCGACGATCGGGGAGGCGACAGGTTCTTCCGACGACAGCTCCTCGGCCGGAGCAGGCTCCTCGACTTGCCTGCTCTCCGCCGACTCTTCCGTCACATTTTCATTCTCTTCCTGCGATACCTGTATGTCAGATTCACTCTCCGAAACTACAGATCCCTGTTGCGGGGCCGCTGCCGTTTCGGTCGCTTTCTCTTCCGATTCGACCTCCTCCGTCTCCAGATCGAAAGTGGGAGCCGGCACATACTCTTTGACCGTGGACTTCCGGTTCTCTCGTGAGAGGCGCAGGAGATCTTCAACATCCAGGACACGCTCCTCCCGGGAAGGTGTTTCAGCGACCGGTTCCAGATCGAAAAGCCCTGCCATCGCCCGATCCGAAGCACGTTGAGCACCTTTCGGGCTTTGTGCCTTCGGCGCCTCCACTTCGAAAAATTCGTCCTTGACCTTTTCGGTGTAGTGTTTCATCTCGTAGAGGGCCTGACGGTAATTGCGACTCTCCAGCAGCTCGATGATCTCATCGAGCTCTTCGTTCAGACTCAGGCTGCGCAGTGCATCACATTGGATTTCGATCGTTCGGACATCTCCCAACTGAACCGCCAATCTGACAATCTCAAAACGTTTGGTGATCTCTTCCATAGCCTCCCCAATTCCCAGGGTTTTTTCCCCGTACTTTCCGAAATCATAGCATAGCTCTCTATAATTTATGTTAAAAAATATAGAAAGTTGTGGACTCAATATTTTGGTATTATATCGACACTTTTCAGCCACGAAAGAGACGATGAGCACACACAGCAGCAAAACGAGTCTTCAGACTCCCCACATTCCCGTACTCCTTCCCGAAGTAATGGAGAGCTTCTCTTCGCTTGATGAGGGAGTCCTGATCGATTGCACCCTCGGATATGCCGGACACAGCTCCGCCCTCCTGGAAGCCCACCCCAAATTGAAGCTGATCGGGATCGACCGGGATCCCGAAGCCCTGGAGTTCTCCGCCCAAAGGCTCGCCCCCTATCGGGATCGGGTCCGTCTGGAGCACGGTTCTTTCTCGGAACGGCTTCCTTCTCTGATCGATCAGGAGCCTGTCGTCGGAATCCTGGCCGATTTCGGAGTGAGTTCCCTACAGTTGGACAAGAAAGAGCGGGGCTTCTCCTTCGCCAGTGAAAACCTGGATATGCGGATGAACCCCGAAGCGCCGCTTCGCGCCTACGATGTGGTCAACGGTTATCCCCTCGAGCGGCTAGAGTATCTCTTCCGGGAATACGGGGAGATCCGCCCCGCCGGAGCGTTGGCGGCAGCAATCGTCAAAGCGAGAGCCAATGCGCCCATCTCCTCGGCTCAGGAGCTGGCGGAATTGGCTAAGACCGTCCTACGGGGCAAAGGCAAGACCCACCCGGCCACCCAGATGTTCCAGGCGATACGCATCGAAGTCAACGACGAATTGGGAGAGATCGAGCGCCTCCTCGATACCCTGGAGGCGAAACGGCCTGCCGGAGCGATCGTTTCGCTGATCACTTTCCACTCCCTGGAGGACCGCCTGGTCAAAAACCGCTTCCGTGCCTGGAGCCAAAAATGCATCTGCCCTCCCGAGGCGATCCGCTGCACCTGCGGGGGCAACCACGCCCTGGGAGAGATGCTCAGCCGCAAACCGCGGAGCGCTTCGAAGGAAGAGCTGCGCTCCAATCCCCGCAGCCGGAGCGCCAAACTCCGAAGTTTCCGCTTTTACGAGGGAGCCGATCGATGAAAAGACGACCGCCCCGGGGGATCACCGGGGGCACCCTGGCCATCGCCCTCATCGCTATGACGATTGTCGTGATGTTGGCATTGGTCAAAGTCTATCTGAGTAACCGGATCTACAGCGAGAGCCGCACCATCAACAATCTCAGCACCGAAGTGGCCGCACTCAAAGAGGAGAACAGTCTGCTCAAACTCCACGTCCAAAAACTCAAATACAAGATCAACATCGCCGACACCCTCTTCAGCCTCGATGACGATGCGCCGGAAGCTCCCAAGGGGGAGGCCCGGCAGTGATCCGTCGTCTCATCGCCTTCGCCCTCGATCGGCCGGTACTCAACCATATCCTCTTTCTGCTGGTGATGGTTCTGGCGCTTTTTGCCTACCAGAAGATCCCCAAGGAGATCTTTCCGCCCGCCGACCTGGAGAAGATCTCCATCCGAGGCGGCTACCCCGGAACCAGCGCCGACCTGCTGGATAAGATGGCGGTCCAGCCCATCGAAGACGACCTCAAAAGCGTCGAGAACCTCGGGGACATCGACACGGTGATTCAAAACGGCACCTTTTCCATCACCGCCGACATCAAACCGGGAGCCGACAAACAGCTGGTCCTCGGCGATGTGAAGGATGTCATCACCACCGTGAAGCGGGACCTGCCCCCCGATATGGATGAACCGATCGCCCATGTGGTGATTCACCGCTTCCCGCTGCTGCTGATTGCCATCTCCGGCGATACCGATCAGGCACGCCTCCTGGAAGCAGCCAAAGCCCTCAAAAGCTATCTCTCCCGCTACAAAGCCCTCAACAATATCGACATCCGCGGCGATGCGGACCACGAGGTCAAGATCATTCTCGACGAAAAACGCCTCGAAGTCTACGGCATCCCCAAAAGCCTTTTCTACCAGGCGATCCAGGGGCTCGCCTCCATCTACCCCGCCGGGACCTTCAAACGCCGGGGCAACGAATTCTACCTCTCGACCATCAACGGGGAAAAAGAGGCCAAGAAACTCGCCGATACGATCCTGGGCGTGGGGGAGAAGCGTATCCGCCTGGGGGATGTGGCCCGGGTCCGCTTCGGGCTCAGTACCCCCGGCGAAATTTCCCACTTCAATGGCAAAGCCAACATCTCCCTCAACCTCACCAAGACCAAAGAGGGCAACGCTATCGCCCTGAGCCGCCAGATCCGCAAAGACCTACGCACCTTCGCCAAACGCTATCCCGACCTCATCTTCCAGGTCTATACCGATACCTCCATCTGGATCAAGAACCGCATCAACCTGGTCAGCTCCAATATCTTCTTCGGGCTGATCCTGGTCTTTTTGGCCCTCTTTCTCAGTGTCAATTGGAAGATCGCCGCCGTGGTAGCCTTGGGGATCCCTACTAGCTTCTTCATCGCCCTCATCGGCGCGGAGATGCTGGGCTACAGTATGAATATGCTGACGATGCTGGGAGCCCTCATCGCCCTGGGGATGCTCGTGGACGAAGCGATCGTCGTGGCGGAGAACATCTACCGCCACCTGGAGATGGGCAAAACCCCAAAACAGGCGGCCCTGGATGGAGCGGTGGAGATGTTCCCCGCCGTCGTCACCGCCACGATGACCACCGTCTTCGCCTTCCTGCCCCTGCTGATCATGAGCGGCCAGTTGGGGGTCTTTATGAAAGTCCTGCCGGTGATGATCACCATTTTGCTGCTTAGCTCCCTCTTTGAAGCCTTTTACTTCCTTCCCCTGCACGCCAAAGAGCTCTTCAGCTTCGGCCACCGGATCGACCACCACGAACCGAGCCCCTTCTGGGACAGGGCCGCCCTGCTATACCGCCGGCTCCTTCTACGGCTGCTGCGGCACAAAAAGCTTTCACTCCTGGTGATGGTCAGCGCCATACTCCTGGGAACTTGGGGGATGCTCAGGATCAGCAAATTCCAACTCTTCCCCGCCTTCGACGCCAGCCAGATCTACATCAGCGGCAAGGTCGATGTCAACAGCAAGCTCGAAGAGACAGAAAAAACAATGGGGCGGATCGAAAAGGCCCTGCTCAAAGCCTTCAAAGAGAGCGGAGACGTCTCCTCCATCACCTCCATCGTAGGGATTAGATTCAATCCCGATCAGAGTTTCGAGAGTGGAGAGAACCTCTTTCATATCTTCCTCAACCTCCACGAGCGCAAACCCCAGAACTTCTTCGACAAATACATCAACCCCTGGTTGTCACTGGAGTATGACGACAGCGATATGAAACGGACCCACAGCGCCCAGGAGATCCTCAAAAAGGCCCAGCAGGTCCTCAAACCTTTCAAAAACCTCAAAGTAGGAAGCACGACACCGGTCTTTGAAGAGTTGACCGCCTTCGTCCCCCAGGCGGGGATCGTCGGCCACGATATCGAGATCGGCCTCTCCGCCGACAAGGACAAAAAAGCCATCGCCGCCCTGCGCAAGCTCGAAAAGAAGCTCGCCTCGATCCCCGGCGTCCTCGACATCGCCGACAATGCCAAAGAGGGGCCCCAGGAACTCAAGCTCCGTGTCAACGACTATGGACAGAAGCTTGGCTTCAACGAAGGCAATCTGGTCGAAGCCCTTCGCGGGCTCTTCCTCGAAGCGGAGATGGACAAGATGTTTGACAAAAAGGGCCTGGTGCGGATCCGGCTGGAAGCCAAAGGGAAAGACCGCAACTTCGACATCGCCCACCTGCGCCTGAATACCCCGGACGGACAACACAGCGTCCTGCTGAAAGAGATCACCGACTTCGTTTACAAACGCAGTATGCTCAAGATTTACAAAGAGAACGGCGAGCGGGTCTGGACCGTCACCGCCCTCACCGACAAAAAGCGCATCCTCCCCAGTGAGGTGATGGAGCGGATCACTCCCATACTTCAAAAGCTCAGAAAAGAGGGGATCAAAGTGATCGTCAAAGGAGAAGAGAAAGAGAACCGCCAGGTCAAACGGGAGATGGGCGAAGCAGCTATCATTGCCATCTTCCTCATCTTCATCGCCCTGGTCTGGATGTTCAACTCCCTCGTCCTGCCCCTGATCACCATCTCCGTCATCCCCCTTTCTATCCTGGGGGCCCTGATCGGGAGCTGGCTGATGGGAATCAATCTCACAATGCCCGGCGTGATGGGGATGGTGGGCTTGGCCGGAGTGGTGGTCAACGACGCTTTGATTATGCTCGACTTCATCCGGGGATCCCGTGACTACGACGAGATGGTCGTCAAGGCCGGTATGCGTCTGCGGCCGATCTTCCTGACCTCTCTGACAACCGTCCTGGGGCTCATCACTCTGATCTTCTTCGCCAGCGGCCAGGCACTCATCATCCAGCCTATGGCAGTCAGCCTCGGCTACGGCATCGCCTGGGCCACCGTACTCAATCTCATCTATGTGCCCTTGATGTATGCGGTGGTCTATCGGGTGAAAGAGTGAATGGTTAGTAACGGGATACTGAGTAACCGAGTAACCAGAAAATGAGTTATACACATATAAAAATTAAATTACTCCGATAATTATTAATCTGATATATTTTACGGAGGTTTCATTCAATGGCGACAAAGGAGCACCCAACCCCGAAGGGGCACCGTAGGTGTTTGCGACTGCCAGAGCTATTGAGTGAAACCTCCGTCTGGAGAGAGTATATTATTTTCCGGTTTCCCTTGAGTGGAGTGCAAAAAGGAAAAAATACGTTATGATTTTTATCAGAAAATCGTATAAAAGGTTCAGTATGAAAAAGTTTCCACTCTTTATCCTGATCGCCGCCTCGTTCCTCATTGCCGGGGAGAGCAATCAAACTCGCCCTTCCCAGGAGCACAACGCTTCTCTCTCTGAGCAAAACCTCACCCTCAAGCATATCAAAGAGCAGCAGGAGCGGGAGAAGAAGTATGCCAAGGAAAAAGCCTTTTACGAGGGCAAAGATTACAACCTCAGCGACAAAAAGATTTCGCCCAAGGAAATAGAGAGTGTGCCGACGATCCCGCCTGAGGATGATTTCGATATGAGCGATGTCTACAACTAAGCGAACCGATACAGAATAATGGGGATGCGGCTTCAGCCGCATTAAATGAAAAGCCCCTAAAGTTACTGCCTGGTCTCGGTGACTAACGTCGCCACCCCTCAGAACGATCATCCTCATAACCGCAAATCTTGAGCGTGGCAATCTTGCTATAATTGCCGCAACTTTCCTCTAATTCAGGAGCTCTTACTATGTCCCTCTTTTCTTATGAAACCGTCAAATCCCTGCTCTTCAAACTCGATCCCGAAACCGCCCACAGCATCGCGGGCCTGGGGCTTCGCGCCCTCCCCCTCTGCCCGCCGGCGTGGAACTGTATGATCGATCGTTACTTCGTCGACGATCCCGTGCTGCACCAGCGGCTTTTTGGCCGGACCTTTCGCAATCCGGTAGGCTTGGCGGCGGGATTCGACAAGAACGGGGATTACGTCAAAGGCACGCCGGCCCTGGGCTTCGGCTTTACCGAGATCGGTACCGTGACCCCCCGTCCCCAGCCAGGCAACCCCAGGCCCCGCCTCTTCCGCCTGGTCGAAGAGCGCTCCGTGCAAAACGCTATGGGCTTCAATAATAAGGGGGCTTACCATATGGTCAAGCGCCTCAAGAGGCTCCGCTTTTTCGACTATCCCGTCGGCATCAACATCGGCAAAAACAAAACGACCCCGGAGCGGGAAACTCTGAACGATTATGAAACCCTCTTCAAAACCTTCCGGGATTACAGCGACTACATCGTCATCAACATCTCCTCCCCCAACACTCCGGGATTGCGGGACCTGCAAAACGAAGCCTTCATCCGCGAAGTCTTCCGCATCGGCACGGGATTGACCGACAAGCCGATCCTGCTCAAGATCGCTCCCGATATGAGTGCCGAACAGGCCCTGGAGCTCTGCCGCGTCGCCGTCGAAGCGGGTGCGGCGGGCATCATCGCCACCAACACCACCGTCGACTACTCCCTCACCCCCAACGCCCAAAAGTTCGGCGGCATCAGCGGCACGCTGCTGACCGAAAAATCGAGAGAGCTCTTCGCCGCCATCGGCAAAGAATTCCACGACAAAACCCTGCTCATCTCCGTAGGCGGGATCGACAGCGCCGAAGAGGCCTACCGCCGCATCCGCATGGGCGCGAGCCTGGTGCAGGTTTATAGCCTGCTCATCTACGAAGGCCCTAAACTCATCCGCGACATCAACCGGGGGCTCATCCGCCTGCTCAAAGCCGACGGTTTCAGCAATATCAGCGAAGCGGTGGGGGCAGAGTGGCGCTGAGTGATTATATCCTGGGCTGATTCTCCCGATAAATTGCAAGTATAGTGATTTGTTTGGATTCCAGGCGATAGAGGATCGAATAGCGCTGATAGACCAGTTTTCTCACTCCGCTACCAAACTCTTCTGCCGGGCGTCCTGCTTTGGGAAAGCTTCCCAACGTCTCTTTGATAAAGGATTACATCCTTTCCAAATAGGCGTCGGCTTTTTGAATCTCAAGACTTTGGATGTAAAGATATTGAGTTTATTCCGGGAACCTCTCTCGTCGCTTCCCGGGTAAAAACGATCCTAGTCACGATAGATGTTTTTCGCCTTTTCAAATGCTGTATCGATATCGATGACATCTCCGCGATTCGCTTCTTCAATCGACTTGGCAACCTTGGAAATCAATGCGGCACTATTCTCGTTTTTGGTAGCGATGATCTCTTCAGCCTCATCACACACACTGTCGATCAAAGATTTAAAATTATTCTTGGCCTTCATCCCTCTTCCTGTTATACAAGATTTTGACAAAATTAACGTGTTGCGTTGGATTTGTCAACAAAGCCGATGAGCTTTTGGATAGGCCAGAGCAGTGCCGTCACGACCAACCCCAACGCCAGCCCGATGAGCAGTTCCGCTACCAAAGAGGGCCAGGTGTGAAAGAGCTCGTGAAGCCGGGGGATATGATGCAAGAAAATCCCGCCGGCGACCAGGAGCATCGCCAGCGTTCCGATGATGGAGAGGGCTTTGATGATTTTGGGGAGCGCGGCGACCAACAATCGCCCCAATGCTGCCCCGAATCCCTTGTCTCCACTCATTCGGATCAGGTAGGCGCCGATATCGTCCAGGCGCACGATCAGCGCCACCAGGCCGTAGACCCCGATTGTGGCGGCGAAGGCCACCAGGGTCACCACGGGGATCTGTACGCTCAGAGGCTGGTCACTGACAGTCCCCAGGGCGATGATGACGATCTCGATGGAGAGGATAAAATCGGTGACGATGGCGGAGCGGATCTTTTTGCGCTCGGCCTCCAAGGGATCTGCGTTTTCTTCCTCCTCCTCTTCGTGCTTTTCCTCTCGGTAAAAAAGCCATTCGATGATCTTTTCCGCTCCCTCGAAAGCCAGATAGAGGCCGCCCAGCATCAGGATCGGCACAATGACCCCGGGCGCGAAAGCGCTGAGGAGAAAGGCCAGGGGCAAAAGGATCAGCTTGTTGAGAAAGGAGCCCTTGGTGATGGCCCAGAGCACCGGCAGCTCACGGGAGGGAGGAAAACCGGCGGCCTTGTCGGCATTGACCGCCAGGTCATCCCCCAGGACCCCCGCCGTATGCTTGGCGGAAATTTTGCCCATCACTGCCACATCGTCCATCAACGAAGCGATATCGTCAAATAGTGCGAAAAATCCACTGGCCATCACACCCCTTTCAAACGGGAAGATCGAAGATCGAATAGGTTCACTATTACTCCGTCAGGTATCAACCTGATGTTTTACGGAGCGTTTACTCGATGGCGACAAAGGAGCACCCAACCCCGAAGG is a window of Nitratifractor salsuginis DSM 16511 DNA encoding:
- a CDS encoding SEL1-like repeat protein, yielding MEEITKRFEIVRLAVQLGDVRTIEIQCDALRSLSLNEELDEIIELLESRNYRQALYEMKHYTEKVKDEFFEVEAPKAQSPKGAQRASDRAMAGLFDLEPVAETPSREERVLDVEDLLRLSRENRKSTVKEYVPAPTFDLETEEVESEEKATETAAAPQQGSVVSESESDIQVSQEENENVTEESAESRQVEEPAPAEELSSEEPVASPIVERESEAQKVVEEKAASISSSQTAPPGQAGEERYAPIPYIGQKFRNMIHQFPPVEEAERVPAVVEEMQKKIAREGYSESEIEAFLNHYRRYKEEGRKGEAALVLLLAAATESQFAQFLLARELFKGEIIEEDHAEAFTQINTLADQNFPEAICDLAQFYEHGVGIGKDRQLALLLYEEAAEMGVARAARHYQRLKNSRGLKGLLGKVKLPDLPLKLPKKS
- the rsmH gene encoding 16S rRNA (cytosine(1402)-N(4))-methyltransferase RsmH is translated as MSTHSSKTSLQTPHIPVLLPEVMESFSSLDEGVLIDCTLGYAGHSSALLEAHPKLKLIGIDRDPEALEFSAQRLAPYRDRVRLEHGSFSERLPSLIDQEPVVGILADFGVSSLQLDKKERGFSFASENLDMRMNPEAPLRAYDVVNGYPLERLEYLFREYGEIRPAGALAAAIVKARANAPISSAQELAELAKTVLRGKGKTHPATQMFQAIRIEVNDELGEIERLLDTLEAKRPAGAIVSLITFHSLEDRLVKNRFRAWSQKCICPPEAIRCTCGGNHALGEMLSRKPRSASKEELRSNPRSRSAKLRSFRFYEGADR
- a CDS encoding efflux RND transporter permease subunit — translated: MIRRLIAFALDRPVLNHILFLLVMVLALFAYQKIPKEIFPPADLEKISIRGGYPGTSADLLDKMAVQPIEDDLKSVENLGDIDTVIQNGTFSITADIKPGADKQLVLGDVKDVITTVKRDLPPDMDEPIAHVVIHRFPLLLIAISGDTDQARLLEAAKALKSYLSRYKALNNIDIRGDADHEVKIILDEKRLEVYGIPKSLFYQAIQGLASIYPAGTFKRRGNEFYLSTINGEKEAKKLADTILGVGEKRIRLGDVARVRFGLSTPGEISHFNGKANISLNLTKTKEGNAIALSRQIRKDLRTFAKRYPDLIFQVYTDTSIWIKNRINLVSSNIFFGLILVFLALFLSVNWKIAAVVALGIPTSFFIALIGAEMLGYSMNMLTMLGALIALGMLVDEAIVVAENIYRHLEMGKTPKQAALDGAVEMFPAVVTATMTTVFAFLPLLIMSGQLGVFMKVLPVMITILLLSSLFEAFYFLPLHAKELFSFGHRIDHHEPSPFWDRAALLYRRLLLRLLRHKKLSLLVMVSAILLGTWGMLRISKFQLFPAFDASQIYISGKVDVNSKLEETEKTMGRIEKALLKAFKESGDVSSITSIVGIRFNPDQSFESGENLFHIFLNLHERKPQNFFDKYINPWLSLEYDDSDMKRTHSAQEILKKAQQVLKPFKNLKVGSTTPVFEELTAFVPQAGIVGHDIEIGLSADKDKKAIAALRKLEKKLASIPGVLDIADNAKEGPQELKLRVNDYGQKLGFNEGNLVEALRGLFLEAEMDKMFDKKGLVRIRLEAKGKDRNFDIAHLRLNTPDGQHSVLLKEITDFVYKRSMLKIYKENGERVWTVTALTDKKRILPSEVMERITPILQKLRKEGIKVIVKGEEKENRQVKREMGEAAIIAIFLIFIALVWMFNSLVLPLITISVIPLSILGALIGSWLMGINLTMPGVMGMVGLAGVVVNDALIMLDFIRGSRDYDEMVVKAGMRLRPIFLTSLTTVLGLITLIFFASGQALIIQPMAVSLGYGIAWATVLNLIYVPLMYAVVYRVKE
- a CDS encoding quinone-dependent dihydroorotate dehydrogenase, which codes for MSLFSYETVKSLLFKLDPETAHSIAGLGLRALPLCPPAWNCMIDRYFVDDPVLHQRLFGRTFRNPVGLAAGFDKNGDYVKGTPALGFGFTEIGTVTPRPQPGNPRPRLFRLVEERSVQNAMGFNNKGAYHMVKRLKRLRFFDYPVGINIGKNKTTPERETLNDYETLFKTFRDYSDYIVINISSPNTPGLRDLQNEAFIREVFRIGTGLTDKPILLKIAPDMSAEQALELCRVAVEAGAAGIIATNTTVDYSLTPNAQKFGGISGTLLTEKSRELFAAIGKEFHDKTLLISVGGIDSAEEAYRRIRMGASLVQVYSLLIYEGPKLIRDINRGLIRLLKADGFSNISEAVGAEWR
- a CDS encoding type II toxin-antitoxin system RelE/ParE family toxin, encoding MGSFPKAGRPAEEFGSGVRKLVYQRYSILYRLESKQITILAIYRENQPRI
- a CDS encoding DUF808 domain-containing protein; translated protein: MASGFFALFDDIASLMDDVAVMGKISAKHTAGVLGDDLAVNADKAAGFPPSRELPVLWAITKGSFLNKLILLPLAFLLSAFAPGVIVPILMLGGLYLAFEGAEKIIEWLFYREEKHEEEEEENADPLEAERKKIRSAIVTDFILSIEIVIIALGTVSDQPLSVQIPVVTLVAFAATIGVYGLVALIVRLDDIGAYLIRMSGDKGFGAALGRLLVAALPKIIKALSIIGTLAMLLVAGGIFLHHIPRLHELFHTWPSLVAELLIGLALGLVVTALLWPIQKLIGFVDKSNATR